The following are encoded in a window of Mycobacterium decipiens genomic DNA:
- a CDS encoding aminotransferase class I/II-fold pyridoxal phosphate-dependent enzyme has protein sequence MSFDSLSPAELAALHARHQQDYAVLQDMRLALDLTRGKPSAEQLDLSNQLLTLPGNDYRDPEGTDTRNYGGQHGLPALRAIFAELLGIPVPNLIAGNNSSLELMHDLVAFSMLYGGVDSPRPWKDEPSVKFLCPAPGYDRHFAITETMGIEMIPVPMLQDGPDVDLIEELVAVDPAIKGMWTVPVFGNPTGVTYSWETVRRLVQMRTAAADFRLFWDNAYAVHTLTLDFPRQVDVLGLAAKAGNPNRPYVFASTSKITFAGGGVSFFGGSLGNIAWYLQYAGKRSIGPDKVNQLRHLRFFGDADGVRLHMLRHQQILAPKFTLVAEVLDQRLSDSKIASWTEPKGGYFSSLDVLPGTARRTVALAKDAGIAVTEAGATFPYRKDPEDKNIRVAPTLPSLADLRNAVDGLATCALLAATEALLNQATPAPTAR, from the coding sequence GTGTCGTTCGATTCGCTCAGCCCTGCGGAGCTAGCGGCTCTGCATGCTCGTCACCAGCAGGATTATGCGGTGCTGCAGGACATGAGGCTGGCCTTGGACCTCACGCGCGGCAAGCCGTCCGCTGAGCAGCTCGACCTGTCCAATCAGCTGCTGACCCTGCCTGGAAACGACTACCGCGACCCGGAGGGCACCGACACCCGCAACTATGGCGGCCAGCACGGCTTGCCCGCGCTACGGGCCATATTCGCCGAGCTGCTCGGTATCCCGGTACCGAACCTGATCGCTGGCAACAACTCCAGCCTGGAGTTGATGCACGACCTCGTCGCCTTCTCCATGTTGTACGGCGGCGTGGACTCGCCGCGGCCCTGGAAGGACGAGCCGAGCGTAAAGTTCCTCTGCCCGGCGCCCGGCTATGACCGGCACTTTGCCATCACCGAGACGATGGGTATCGAGATGATCCCGGTCCCGATGCTGCAGGACGGGCCAGACGTCGACCTGATCGAAGAACTGGTGGCCGTCGACCCGGCCATCAAGGGAATGTGGACGGTACCGGTCTTCGGCAACCCCACCGGGGTTACCTATTCCTGGGAAACGGTTCGTCGGCTGGTCCAGATGCGGACGGCAGCAGCTGACTTTCGCTTGTTCTGGGACAACGCGTATGCGGTCCACACCCTGACGCTGGATTTCCCCCGCCAGGTCGACGTGCTCGGGCTGGCCGCCAAGGCCGGCAACCCCAACCGGCCCTACGTCTTCGCGTCCACCTCGAAGATCACCTTCGCCGGCGGCGGCGTCAGCTTCTTCGGTGGATCGCTGGGCAACATCGCCTGGTACCTGCAGTACGCCGGGAAGAGGTCGATCGGCCCGGACAAGGTCAACCAGCTGCGGCATCTGCGCTTCTTCGGCGATGCCGATGGGGTGCGCCTGCATATGTTGCGCCATCAGCAGATACTGGCGCCGAAATTCACGTTGGTGGCCGAAGTTCTGGATCAGCGGCTAAGCGATTCGAAGATCGCCTCCTGGACCGAGCCCAAGGGCGGCTATTTCAGCAGCCTCGACGTGCTGCCCGGCACCGCGCGACGGACCGTCGCACTGGCCAAGGATGCTGGCATAGCGGTTACCGAGGCGGGTGCGACGTTCCCGTACCGAAAAGATCCGGAGGACAAGAACATCCGGGTCGCGCCGACACTCCCATCACTGGCGGACCTGCGTAACGCGGTTGACGGGTTGGCGACCTGCGCGCTGCTGGCGGCAACCGAGGCATTGCTCAACCAGGCGACCCCGGCGCCCACTGCGCGGTGA